From Pseudorca crassidens isolate mPseCra1 chromosome 15, mPseCra1.hap1, whole genome shotgun sequence, one genomic window encodes:
- the WFDC2 gene encoding LOW QUALITY PROTEIN: WAP four-disulfide core domain protein 2 (The sequence of the model RefSeq protein was modified relative to this genomic sequence to represent the inferred CDS: inserted 2 bases in 2 codons) produces MPACGYLGHLVATLLLGLLLPLPLLWPQVSTGAEKSGVCPALEADLNCTQECLSDGECADNLKCCRXGCATVCQMPNEKQGSCSKLDIACPQLSLCLNHCQVNSTCXGQLRCCHNVCGKVSCVTPVF; encoded by the exons ATGCCTGCCTGCGGCTACCTCGGTCACCTAGTTGCCACCCTCCTCCTTGGCctgctgctgcccctccccctcctctggccccaggtga GCACAGGAGCAGAGAAATCAGGCGTGTGCCCCGCGCTAGAGGCGGACCTGAACTGCACGCAGGAGTGCCTCTCGGATGGGGAATGCGCGGACAATCTCAAGTGCTGCC GCGGCTGCGCCACCGTCTGCCAGATGCCCAATG AAAAGCAGGGTTCTTGCTCCAAGCTGGACATCGCCTGCCCCCAGCTCAGCCTCTGCCTGAACCACTGCCAGGTAAACAGCACGT CTGGCCAGTTGAGATGCTGCCACAATGTTTGTGGGAAGGTGTCCTGTGTCACACCTGTCTTCTGA